Within Wyeomyia smithii strain HCP4-BCI-WySm-NY-G18 chromosome 2, ASM2978416v1, whole genome shotgun sequence, the genomic segment aagaggaagaaCGCGTTAATGCCTTAACTAGCGAAAAAAAGAAACTACAaatcaatattcaagatttggAGGAACAGCTGGAGGAAGAGGAAGCCGCTCGTCAAAAACTGCAACTTGAAAAAGTTCAATTGGATGGTAAACTGAAAAAGATGGAGGAAGACATTGCCTTAACGGAAGATCAGAATCAAAAGCTTCTTAAAGAGAAGAAACTTCTGGAAGAACGCGCCAACGACTTATCCCAGACTCTCGCCGAAGAAGAAGAGAAAGCCAAACATCTCTCCAAACTAAAAGCGAAACACGAATCTACCATTGCTGAACTGGAAGAACGCCTGCTCAAAGATCATCAGCAGCGTCAAGAATCGGATAGGTCGAAACGAAAAATCGAAACCGAGGTCGCCGATCTCAAGGAGCAGATAAACGAGCGTGCAATGCAAATAGAAGAAATGCGCCAACAACTGTTCAAGCGTGAGGAAGAACTGGCCCAGACCTTAGTGCGTGTAGATGAAGAATCCGCAGCAAAGGCCGCGGCCCAGAAGATTCAGCGTGAGCTGGAATCACAGTTGGCAGAGATACAGGAGGACTTGGAAGCGGAAAAGCTTGCTCGCTCCAAGGCTGAAAAGCAGAAACGCGATTTAAATGAAGAACTGGAAGCCCTCAAAAATGAACTGCTGGATTCGTTAGATACTACGGCCGGTGAGTTTAACATCATTTGgtaaatttatattttcttgATAACATTTTTTCCTCTAATTACATTCAGCTCAACAAGAGTTACGCTCTAAGCGTGAGCAAGAAGTTGCCACTCTAAAGAAAACTTTAGAAGATGAAGCTGCTAATCACGAAGGACAAATGTCCGACACACGCCATAAACACGCTCAGGAGCTCTCTTCAATCAACGAACAGTTGGAGAATCTGAAGAAGCTGAAGGCTAGCTTGGAAAAGGCGAAGCAAACCTTGGAGGCAGAGAACGCTGATTTGGCTACCGACCTGAGAAACGTAAACCAGTCGCGACAGGAAAACGATCGTCGTCGGAAACAAGCGGAATCGCAGGTTGCCGAATTGCAGGTGTGTAACTATGCTTGAACTAAACTTTTCTTTAACGGTTTTTTTCGATTTATCCTAATTGATTGTTATGAGTTTCAATTAATTTCTCATGCATGTAACCAAATGGTTTTTTCGTTAATTTGAACTTTATTTTGTGGGTATTGTCCCACGCATGCACAGGATCAAGTTGAGTATTTGCATGTACTGTTTCGATTCCGAATGCGACTATTTGTGGCGCGAACCCGTTTGCTGGTGCAACTAATCTATCTCTTCTTTCAAAAGGTTAAACTGGCCGAAGTAGAACGTGCACGTGTCGAACTGCAAGAGAAAGTGAGCAAGCTGCAGCAAGAGACTGATGTTATAACCCAGCAGTTGGACACGGCCGAGCTCAAAGCCTCTGCGGCCATGAAAAGTGCTACTAATATGGAGAGTCAGCTAACGGAAGCCCAACAGCTATTGGAGGAGGAGACCCGCCAGAAGTTGGCTCTTAGTTCAAAACTGCGACAGCTGGAGAGCGAAAAAGAGGCACTTCAGGAGCAGTTAGAAGAGGATGAAGAGGCAAAGAAAAACTATGAGAAGAAGTTGGCTGAATTGAATTTCACTATTCAGGACATGAAAAAACGTTCGGAGGAAGAGTGTAAGTTTTTCATAGTATTTATTTTGCAACAGTGAGTTAATTGATTTATTTGATAATAGCTGACCTTGCCAAGGAACTGGAAGAatccaagaaaaaaatgaacaaagacCTCGAAGTTTTACAACGGCAGATCCAGGAACTACAAGCAACAAATGATCGCTTggacaaaagtaaaaagaagaTCCAGTCGGAGCTGGAAGATGCTACAATCGAGTTGGAAACTCAGCGGACCAAGGTACTTGAACTGGAAAAGAAGCAGAAGAACTTTGATAAGGTGTTGGCCGAAGAAAAAGCAGTTAGCGAACAGCATGCCCAGGAACGCGATGCAGCCGAACGGGAAGCTCGTGAGAAGGAAACAAAGGTTCTTTCACTGACTAGGGAATTGGATGAGGCATATGAAAAGATTGATGATCTGGAAGTCAAACGCAAAGCCCTTCAGAATGAGCTGGATGAGTTGGCTAATACACAAGTAAGATTTCTCATTTGAGCATATATGTAGGTTATAACAAAAACTAACAATTTCAATAATTACAGGGTACAGCCGACAAGAATGTTCATGAGCTAGAAAAAGCTAAGCGTGCGTTAGAGAGTCAGCTAGCTGAATTGAAGGCACAAAACGAAGAACTGGAAGATGATCTACAGCTCACAGAAGACGCTAAACTACGGCTAGAAGTCAACATGCAAGCTCTTCGTACTCAGTTTGAACGAGATGTACAGGCGAAGGAAGAACAGTCGGAAGAGAAACGCCGCGGCTTGGTAAAAGCTCTTCGAGACTTGGAAGCTGAGTTGGACGAAGAACGCAAACAACGAGCGGCGGCGGGTGCAGCTAAAAAGAAGCTTGAAGGCGACCTTAAGGATATCGAGGCGACTCTAGAAATGAACAACAAAATCAAAGAAGATGCACTGAAACAGGCTAAGAAACTACAAGTTCAAGTAAAAGATGCCATCCGGGATGCAGAGGAAGCTAAAGCTGCAAAGGAGGAGCTAGCCGCTGTCAGTAAAGAATCAGAGCGCAAGGTTAAGGCTTTGGAAGCAGAAGTCATGCAGCTTTCGGAAGACTTTGCTAGTTCGGAACGTGCCAGGCGAGCGGCGGAAGCCGAGCGCGATGAACTTTTGGAAGAAATTAATTCTAACTCGAACAAGGGTTCACTGATGATCGACGAAAAACGGCGACTCGAACTTCGAATCGCTGGTCTTGAAGAGGAACTAGAAGACGAACAGTCTCAGAACGAACTGCACGTCGATCGGCTTCGTAAGGCGCAACTACAGATCGAACAACTTTCCACCGAACTGCAGGCTGAAAAATCGAACTCGCAGAAATACGAGAATGTTAAAACAGGCCTCGAACGACAGAACAAGGAACTTAGAGCCAAACTATCCGAGCTCGAGACTGCACAGCGCACGAAGGTGAAAGCTGCCATGGCAAGCTTGGAGGGTAAAATCGCCAACCTTGAAGAACAACTGGAAAATGAGGCCAAGGAAAGACTCACAGTTCAGAAGGCCAACCGTAAGCTTGAAAAGAAGATTAAGGAGCTAACGATGAACATTGAAGATGAGCGGCGACACGCTGATCAGTACAAAGAGCAGATCGAAAAGGTAACCAATTAGCGAAGTTTCGACAAAATACCAtactaatatttttcatcacttCTTTCGCACAGATGAACAACCGCATGAAGATTCTGAAGCGAAACTTAGACGAAGCGGAAGAAGAAATTCAGAAAGAAAAGACCCAAAAACGCAAGGCGCTTCGTGACTACGAAGACATGATCGAGAGCCATGATGCGCTTTCGCGTGAAGTTAATTCGCTCAAGACAAAAATCAGGTAAGTTTTCTATGCCCAGCTAATACATAATCGAAACTTAGCGATATCTAATGTTTTCTATCGTCCAACTCGCAAACCGTGAACAGTTCACGAAAAGATTGAAATTATACCCAACATTCGCACATAAAGCGATAGTAAACTGCAATCAGCTCatcaaagcagaaaaaaacaacaacgtgaaatcaatttttcctGTCCGGTCTGTGTTGATTTTCTATTTTAATTGTTACAGTGTAATAGCGAACAACTAGTATTGTTTTTTCAAGGCTGTTAAATATTTCCAACCTCAAAGCTGTGACGTTTTCCGCAAAAAAGGTAACACCTTAAAGTGCATACTACCAGAGATCCCACTTGTAAGTGTTATGTTACATATGCCAAAGCACAGCGTATTTGATGCAATGTTAACTATTCCCTTGAAATGATTGTTGCGTCCTGCTATACCCTTACACATAATAAGTGGTGTTTCTTGTTGTATTTGCTTTATGGTAACATATTCTTGTACTAGATGGACAAAGAACTTGTTTAGTACTTTTATGACATTCAATCTGCAGCACTATTGCATTCGTAACCTTACTTTGACACGCAACACGGTGCTTTTCCATCTAGAAAATCCAACGTGGAACTATGTTTTTCCTAACCACTGTGCATGTGTTTATGCATTGCGTTTTTCATTCTTTTCTACCTCAAAACACTGGTGAAgtcaaaaacaaagaaaaacgtGTACATTTGGGCGATCATAATTTTGCCAGCTGCATCGAAATAATTGGTGTCTGAGCTTAGCTGGGTTGCAAAGATAAATATTGTAAAACGGTTGTCTGTTCACAGTGATAGTCTTCGTTTTCATTGTTCCAAcctgttgttaagatgaacatAAAAGGTGATTAGGTCCTATTGATCAAGATGTGCATCAAATTAATGGTCAAATAAGTTGACTAAGAAACAGTTCGTCGTAtatttatttagaaaaattCCATACACATTGATTTAGTAATCATAACAAGTTACAAATTTAGTTACATATTTATCGCAATACATTATTCTTTCGCTTGTATAATTTATTCCAATGACATATACAAAAAGTTTAAAGAAAGTAATATCGAAGTATATAATAAAACACCAAGCAAATAATAATGAATAACGCAAATCTTAACAAACTTTAAAACACGAGccggttttatttttgttacgcGACATAACAACATAACAAAACTCCAAGATACAATGTTCCGATGCTGAATTACCAATTTACCCCAATTCCGAATGGCATAACCATCGTGTGCTGTTTGTTATAACCCTGCAACAATGTTTGTGTGTGCTACCCTCTAGTGGTTTTTCTCCCGGCTCAAAATAATTACATGAAATTGTTGAATGCTCATTATTTTCCTTATTGCAGACGCGGCGGCATCGGTGTAAGTTCATCCAGGTTAACAACACCGAAGCGCGAGAATGACTCCATTGTCCAGGATGAATCACTCGATGGCGAAGACAACAGTAACTGACCGACGATCAAGTCTTCCAGGTATCTATCCAACTATTATTAGTGGTCAACAGGGGAATACATGAGTACAGAGTTGAACGAATCATTTTTGGAATTGTTTTAGTCAGAATAGGCCAGCCGTCAAGCAAACAGCATTAGAAACGCGCGAATCGAGCGAACGAGAACGAGTGTCGTTTTTATCTAAAAAATCAGTAAAATCAACTGAAACCCCGTACGTGGATGTTAATGGTTAAATGTTGATGACGCGAAAAAAAACATCATTGTTGTAATAAAACTTTTCTATGCTTCTCATTCAAGTTACTTACGAAAAAGAAAGCAGAGCAGAGAAAAGTTTTCCCCTATTTGCATATATTTAGAAGCAAGATATGAAATAGCAGTGGGATTGATACACTCCCTGAAGAGTCAGTTGGAAAGCGCAGCGAACCATGTTTACTTAGTAAGAGAATAACAATttccagaataaaaaaaagaaaactaatTAAAAAACAGGAATTCAACAAATAAGCCAACTCCAACTATCAGTTCACAAACAACCCAACAGCATGTATCAAATTTACGTTCATTGAGCCACAAACACACGAAGCAATGTTAGTATTCGATTAAACCAGAATTAAAGCTGAGAAGAAACGGTCGACGAGTAGGACTAAAATAAATACATTTTTAGCAAAGTAGAATGGATGCAGGATGTTTTATACTATCAAAATGCGAGAGAAAAAATCATAACAAGCAAACTGCGCAGCATTTAGATTCGTTTATATATGTTacgaaaatttattgtttttaatgAATATTATCAAAAAATTCATTCTTCACTTTTTGTCTTAAATATGATTAAGTTTCAACATATCTTTTCCAATCTCGTTTGATTCCGTAAAAAAACAACATACACATTAAAAACGTACGCCACATTTCAAGAGAATAATTCCATTTTTGCGTTCTTCTGATCAAACGAATCAAGCAAGCGggaagtaaaaaaaatctactGCTGCCTATAAGTAAATTTCgctttttattattatatacTATTGATTAACAAGAAGGGAAGTCTCTAGTTGAAATCAGAAccgttgaataaaaaaatattgcagataAAACACAAAATACTGAGTTGTTCTCCAAGTCCTATCCAGATGACATATACTCTTACGAGAATGGATGGATTGCGATCTGAAGCTGtataaattttaaattctgaTCGAATCGTTTGTAGAAGATTGATCAATGCCGCTTTAGAGCTATTTCACGCTCTACTACTTTTAATGTTATGACACTTGATACGTAACAAATTGTTGATCATGTGGCCATAGTTCATAATTCCGCTAAGTTTCTTAGCCACACTCGAAAAAATGTGTTCTCTTGTCGTACACTTATAAATGAAAGTAAACTCATTGCAGAAGCAGTATTATTTATGAAGTTTTGAGGTCATCTAAATCGCCTCACTCGAAACATCTAGGCGAGTCAAGTCTACTCTACTGTATAGATTTGTGCTGTTTGAGAGGCTCCCAACTAATGCCTtgattttctattttcattGGTGTAATTGTATAAAATTACATAGAATAATTAAAATCGTTCGAAAAAAGACCACTTCACTTCAGTTTCGAGATATAGAAAATTTGTCTTAGGTAACCCATTTTGTTTCAGCCAAATCTATAGAAGTACCTATACCTACAATATAAATCTACACAAGGTTGCAAAGTACAGCAAGCTCTGTGCCAATATGGGTGTGGTACTCGAATTTCATCAGAGCATGCGAAGCTTAAACATGTCAAAATTTTGGAGGAGGGGAGTTGGGAACAGGCCTCCTTCGACTCTATGCTGTGGTGCTTAAAAAATCTTTTCCGGAAACAAAAATGTATGTTAACTATCGTTAAGTAACCCAATTCAAATTTCTCCATTATCGTTAATCATCAGAATCAATTTTTGTCTATTACTTTGTTGTATGCGGATAAATTGTGTTTTTATGAAACCCCAATACTCTTGTTAATGTATCCAGCTTATTTCCGTTTCATTTCAATTTATATTTTCGACGTTTCGTTAACCCAGCTTTGTATGTAATTTCATCGACCGTTTTATTTTGTTATCGTGGGTAATCAAGGTATTCAAGACTATCATCGTCATTCCAATACATATATGCAAAACTGACGTTGAAGAAAGACACAGAGCCCCTTCTtccgtagaactacgttttactttagcataccacacagggatgcaaactaaaaacctgggacgaaatttgtcccttttcaaatgcggttagttttcaaccgattttcttcattcttgcagcaatcgattggaaaattatacacgcatctgcccaactgcagaaaaatgatgtttgaatctacgaactctacataaacatttcaaaaggtcctatctgcttttctggtttttccggagcatcttttcattttggtaatgattcagctttagtaactctcccaagcgtggttttcgttctgaaggctagagtgatcccttcgctatcaacttgtgcaaataacttatcataaaaggtgttaaataagttgtggtgattgaatgaaagtgatcgatcaaaaaatcgatcaaagcagataggaccttttgaaatgtttctctagaactattgcactattgaaaattgtcaagccttgttgagcaacaggcggtggtcagagtcggagactgcaccatcacctcgaagcgatccctgaagctcttgggggttatggtggacgacaagctcacgttcgggagtcacgtcgactatgcctgtaagagggcctcatcggctattgcagcactatctcgtatgatgtccaatagctcagcggtttatggcagcaagcgaagacttcttgccagcgtggtttcgtccatacttaggtatggtgggccagtgtggtccagagcgctaggtactaacagttaccgtggtaaactggaaagtacctacaggctcatgtgcctgagagttgcgagtgcgtatcgtacggtgtcatacgatgcaatctgtgtcttgtccggcatgatgcctatcagcatcgccatcaaggaggacagagagtgtttcgaccaacgtgacacaaggggcatacgaggtaccagaaggtcattctcgatgctccgctggcagcgggaatggtccaactccacaaagggcagatggacgcaccgactcataccggagatatccggctgggtcgggagacgacatggtgaagtaaacttccacctgacacaaatcctgtcaggccatggttgtttcaggcaatatctgcacaggttcggacacgcggtgtcccccatgtgtcccgagtgcgtggaggaggaggagactgctgagcatgtcttcttcgtatgcccccgtttcgcaagagcgaggagcaacatgatggctgtgagcgggcctggcactactccggacaatctagtccggaggatgtgcgacgacccggacatctggaacgcggtctgtgcggccgcctctcagattgttctggagctgcaacgtgtgtggcgggtcaaccaccaacacgccagtggtagcttattaccagtctccaggtagttagctaggaggttataagagtaaagagggtgcatcacgcacaaaagccactccccgacgtaatacttaaccgtcgttctgggaagaccagggctggagactggaggggttttagtgggtcgggacagggatcagtaggtgtctgggcgagtgtaactaccccagcatctctcccctagtctcatccccacaccctgagttctcttctcaggtgtctgtttgcagatttccccgccacctttaaaaaaaaaaaaagccttgttgaaataaaaataacgtcctctaattggtcgcttgcttgctgtgtgtgtatgatatggtatcatgtgtgtatgtgtgtatggtataatgatatgatatgatgtgtgtgtgtctatgatatggtatgatttgtgtgtgtgtgctgtgtatggtttttggtgcttattacggaagtcacttcacggtgaaatcagagtgaagtgaacaaaatcctattacgggactcacgtaagtgagaaaaacgtagCAATGTGACATCTGCctcggaatctgggttattatgagtgtcatatcagttaagtgagaacggaaaaagcgacgtgtcgcgtggaattatttcacgaccattttgaacggtgaaatgattccacgaagatgccataagtctcaAAGTTGATttatttgtgatctaatggtaaatattggatttattcttcagtaacgaaacgaattagaatttgatccgtgccttaaagcggtaaaattttcatttttctcgcctcgatgaaaaaaatgcaaactagttcaggaaattttcgataccaaaaaaaaattttttttgatgccgaatgtcttagaaatgcagaacacgtcaagatctggtgttatctaaaaaagaaaaaaaaagactttctgggacttagagatttttgagctgggaaacatcctcatttcacttgtcctattctcaatttcacttcactgtcagtctcactccacggaggtgatttttgtcacctcacttgaggtggaatcgggaataggtcttaGAAAGTGAAGTGAGCCTGAGAGtggaatatatttcaccgtgaagtgactcccgtaataagcacctttaACTCGAcacgatctgctaactgctgaatacggttcacgaaattcacaacccttcattagtagacattataactcattacccaagtaaaaatattggttttatcaaagttttatagcgctcaataaagccgctataaaactttgataaaaacagttgtgttactagggtaatgaagcactcaatgcatttgttaatagtgtacgtagttctacgtcatttatgcggtcgtgtcttggatacagcttcctacttttttttgttgggttttaaaccactgtggcTATTATTTTAAACTATTGTAGCGATCCAGTGATTAAGATTTGTtgcatttcaaaaaaattcacctcGTTTACTGTTCAATTCAACAAACACGTGCATAACTATAAAAAACGTaactttcgcaaaaaaaaagaaataaaacgaTAGAACATAAAAAAGGGGAAATAAGGACAACGACTGTTTTTGTTCTTCAAGAAAATGTTTGAGTGGATCATCAGTCATCAGTTCCCAAGGCAGAAATCAAACTCTCGGAGCTTTTTATTTCATGACTCTGGCCTTGACTGTGGCCGAATTGTTGTATTATTTCTCACTATTTTTACCACAAATACACATAACGAGACGACGAGTTATGATAGTTCCACCACTCTTTACAAATATCTTGTATTCACAGGTTCGACCCTTAAGTAGTACTTGTATGGTTCTGCGTAAGTAGCGTTCGGTATTGTTAGAGAGTACATATTTTAGTTTAAACACATTTCTGCCTGCTGCTGTCGTGCTTTCCAGTTAATATTAATTACATCAATTCcatttgatcaaaaaaaaacaaaattatatgGCTTATGGTTGTTGAGACAGGCAAAAAATTAGCGGTCCACACAAACAATAAATAATAGAACATGCGAGAGCTGATGTCAGGACAGGCAGTACGAGAAACAGAACGCGACAGAGTTGATGTATGTTTAAATTCGTGATAAATGCTGGAGCAAATTGCAGGGCCAAATGGTTTCAATCCGTTCCTTGACAAAGTGGAACGGCAGAGAAAACCAATTAAGTGTGGTGCTTGCAAAAATTCCCATGGACTCCGGATATTGATGAGTAAGCAAAGCTAGCAGAGCCGTTATTGAGCATAGACCAGCcgtaaaaagtataaaaaaggGCAGTTCCTTTTTTGGATACACCGAAACTTCGTGGAACGTGGGGAGAAGCTCTCGATCTGCACATTCCGTGCATGTTGGATAAGGATAAAACAAATGACCGCGCTCCAGCGGATATGGAAGCATCCGAAATGTACCCTCCCAAGTGCAATGTAACAAATTTAATACCCCTTCGACGTTTTTCCAGTGCTGGAGgtgaaaaaatgcatatgccAAAGCTTCTGAATCTCCACGTTTCAGAATATGCTCGGGTGGGAGGATAAGCTGtttcatttcaagcaaatatttgggCACATGGGGATTGAATTCTACCGCTCGATGTATTGCCTCTACTGCACTCATCTCAGCTGGCGTTAATCCTCGCTTCGAAGCTATATCCGGTGAGAATTTTTCAGCAACAACCCGAGCTTTCAACAGAGCGGCCGTATAACATATAGTCGCTGATTTAGGAAGAGATATATCATCGTATTTGGCAAGAACTGCTTGGCAATCTGCGTAAGCTTGCATTTCCAGCAAAGCTTCTAGTAGATTCTCGTGAATGTTTAACACGTTCATGATCGGAGGAATCTCTTTTGTAAGATCACGGAACATTTTTACCGCTTCCTTTAATTTTCCCAATTTCCGGGCACACATGGCTAATCGTCGTTTAATATATATTAAAACATTAGTGTCACGGCGGAAAATTCCTTCCATAATAAGACCCTGATGCTGGACGgcctgtgattttttgtagtttCCTTCGGCGACCTTCAAAGCAGTACGAAGAATGCGTTCCGCCTCAATTATGGTGGTTGCTTCCTCTTCTGCCAGCAGAATGTAAGCAGGTGCACATTCCGGATTGATTTCAATTGCGTTGTTGGCGGCCTTAATACGTACCATTGGATTCCGCTCGCGCCACGCTGTTTGCATAATCTCGTATTCCGCTTTCCCAGCGTCACCTAGAGTTTCGTGAGACAGAGAAACAAATCAAAACTTAACTTATATTATACTGCATTAAACAAGCTACCTTCGCACGtgaaaaatgtttgatgatCCTGAGCGGACAGATTCATATCGTAAAAGGTTAGTGGCTCCTTTTGAGTAGCCCAATAGAAACGTTGATACTCGGCTCCACGCAGTAGGTTCAATGGATTCCGCCAAACTTTGCACTCGGGCATACTCTGTGTAGGTGGCGTGGTACTTGTGCTGCTTTCCGATGGCGTCTCCCCACCGCCAATCCATGGGCTGATGTGATTGATTGAAACTTGCTCTGCAAACAGAATGACGTTAAGAaatgtgattaaaaaaaaactttatagcGCAAAACTTTCAGAGGACTATCCGAAATCTATTGACTTTACAATCTGAGAAAATATATCGAATTCCATATGACAAAAACCGCTTGTAGAAGACGTTTGGAAGGTGTGAATTCCTCAACTGTCATGTTTAACATTTGTATACATTATACCTCAGCATTTCAATACCTAATAGAGTTAATTTTACCATTCACCCTGTCATTGCTACTTACCAATAAATGATGTTCCATACTTTCGGAAATACCACCATTCAAAGATCAGAATTAGACCAGAAATCAAGCTGGATGTTCCAGTCAGAGCTACGTAAAATTTTGGAGTAACTGCGggaacaaaaaattatttaaattcggTTGTTTGCTGTTACTGAAGCGAACTACTAACGTGTACTAAGAAACACGGACGAGTCCCACATTATAGATCACACGGGACCGAATGTGACCAGAATGAACAAACACTGTTGTTTTGGATTATGAGACGTGTAACACTATTGCACAAACAACTGGAGTTGGGTTTCAGATTAAAGGAAACGGATCACTGTACAGAACTTCCTgaatttattaaatattttaaacaaaaccgACACACTAGTACGTGAaaaacgaaacttttttttgttttacaacaGAGAAATTGACAGCTGTGTTTCGTTGTTGTTGGTATTTTCCCTTTTTGTCGTTTTCTCTTTCAAGGGAGCATTCGTATATTATGTAATGCGGTATTTGGCAATTTCCAGAATACCTTTCCAATCGTGCagaggtgaggaggaaacttactaacacttgcacgcgccCTTTTGCTCGCCCCGCTCTGCCCAGAGTTGATcccaaatagtgacgtagcttTTTGGGTTCACCATTGagttcgtctagttgtttacatttgaagcatttactaacACTAGAAAAATGCACTCTCCTCCACACATCTCTTTTAT encodes:
- the LOC129722017 gene encoding protein ST7 homolog encodes the protein MWDSSVFLSTLTPKFYVALTGTSSLISGLILIFEWWYFRKYGTSFIEQVSINHISPWIGGGETPSESSTSTTPPTQSMPECKVWRNPLNLLRGAEYQRFYWATQKEPLTFYDMNLSAQDHQTFFTCEGDAGKAEYEIMQTAWRERNPMVRIKAANNAIEINPECAPAYILLAEEEATTIIEAERILRTALKVAEGNYKKSQAVQHQGLIMEGIFRRDTNVLIYIKRRLAMCARKLGKLKEAVKMFRDLTKEIPPIMNVLNIHENLLEALLEMQAYADCQAVLAKYDDISLPKSATICYTAALLKARVVAEKFSPDIASKRGLTPAEMSAVEAIHRAVEFNPHVPKYLLEMKQLILPPEHILKRGDSEALAYAFFHLQHWKNVEGVLNLLHCTWEGTFRMLPYPLERGHLFYPYPTCTECADRELLPTFHEVSVYPKKELPFFILFTAGLCSITALLALLTHQYPESMGIFASTTLNWFSLPFHFVKERIETIWPCNLLQHLSRI